CCGGTATTATAAAAGCATATCGAGGAGCAACACGGGTTTTTACCGGTTTTACGTTTACCCGAATTATACAGGAGGGGATGAGTATGGCAAAGCACGCTTATATATCTCCGCACACTTTGGTGACGTCGGCGCTGCATCCCACGTCTACGAGCCGGTCCTGATAAACAACGGGACGATAGAGCGGAATAAGATTTATGAGATTAGCTGTGTCTTGTAGGCCGACGTAATCTCATAGCAAACAAATCATCAATACTATGGACATTCAACAAATATTAGCGTTAGAGAACAAGAATACCCATAAAATATACCTCTATATCGATCTGGTAAACAACCTGTTCATTGCATACGAATTCTCAGCTTATTTGCTCACCAAGTTGTTCGACACGCTGGAACTGAAAGCACAGAAACTAACAACTTCGGAAGAGGAGGTTGTCTATACCACCCGTATCCCCGACCGACTCGCTGTAAAAACATTCACCGGCCATAATACAACGGTAAGCGAACAATATATAAAAGTAGTCCTCGACGACATAATCGCCTGCACCCGCTGGCGAGTCGAGTTCAATAAACGAAAGAAGGAGATCGATTCATAAAGTAGATCATGGAACGATTACCCGAAGAACTGAACAGATACCCGTTTGGAAGATGGCATGGAAAAAGGAATTGCTTATAAATCGAATCAGCCAGGTTGCTATACATGAAAAGCCGCCTGGCTGATTTTATTTTAGCTCATCTTTTTGAACTTTTCCCCTCTTTTCTCTTATTTATTTACTATTCATCTCCCGTGTGCCGAGTAAAATAATCGAGGGTGGTAAACCTATCACCGCAGTGGTATTCCTATCAATCGTCTCAAAACCTCTCCGAAAACCCCAATTATTTTGTCTCATTTTGCAAATTGTTACAGATTCCTTGTTGCGTCCGACTACATTTAGGCTAAAATCAGTCATCACCATAACAACACTATTATTAATAATAAAGAAAGGAATCTGTTTATGCCTACAACAATTCATCTAAGGAAAAGTATCCGGGCGATAGTAGCATCGCCCGGATACGGAACTGATATCAGTTCCGCCCGTTTACCGTACGGCAACGCAGCGCTGATCCGTCACCTGCCCGCCGCAGCCTTTTCATCCCGTACCCAAGACGCCCGTTCAACCCCCTTCCGTTCCCGTACCCCGAAGGCAAGCGTCTCCCCTGCCGTCCTGGCAATCCTGCTTTTAATCCTGCTCCTACCCGCCGGTTGCGACAAGAAAGACGGCCACAAGACCTCGCACCCCGACAAAGGTGCCGTAGCAGGCACCACGGAATGGTCGCAGCGCGGCGAAGACGTGGCAATCCCTGCCCAGTACCGTGTAGAAGCAGCCGGCAACACCGCCACGGCAAACGGTACGGCATTCGTCGTACCCGGACTTTTCGAGCCGGGCACCGTGGAAGTGCTCGCCTATAACCTCCCGGCAGGCGTCAGCGTGAACGACGGTATCGCCACGATAAACACAATGCCGGACGCTGCGGCAAATGCTGCGGCAGACGGTACACCGCCTACCCTGCTCATCCCCGATGCAGGCGTCTTCTTTTCCGGTACGGCAACCGCCGACGCGATTGCCGACGACACCGTACGGATCACGCTGCCCATGCACCAACGGATGCGCCGGATACACTTCACCCTCACCGTCACGGAGGGCGACCCGGAGCGTATCGCCTCCGTTGAATCCCGCCTGGAAGGCGTAGCGGCGGCAATAGAGCTGCGGACAGGTGAAGTGACAGGCGATTCCACCGCCGTACGGATACCGTTCGCCCGCACCGCCGACCGGCTCACTGCCGATGTATGGACCGCAGGTATCGTTGTGGAAGCGACACACCGCATCGTAACGACACTCACCTTCTCCGACGGCCACCATATCACGACCATCGCCGACGTAACCGATCTCCTCCGCAACTTCAACGCGGACAAGCTCACCCCGCTCGACGTCACGGGCAGCCTCTTCGCCCCCGTGGGGGCCGGGCCGAACGGAACGATCATCGACTGGACCTCGGGCAACGGCAAGGGCGACGACGTGGATGCGAACATGTAACCGAATAACAGCATATAAAAATAAATACAAGCAGAAGCATGAAAACAATCAATCAAATCCGATTCGTTGCCCTCGTGGCAACAGCAGCCACCCTCTTAGGAGGATGTGAGAAAGAGAATACAAGCCCGGCAGACCATCCCCTCGTGGAGGCACGGATCACCTCCGTCATCGACGCGATGGCTACCCGTGCGGCAGGTACGGTATGGGCGCACGGCGACGCCATCGGCATAACCGGAAAGTCGGGAACGACGGAGTACAGGAATGTGAAATTCACCACCACGGCAGCCGACGGCATATTCACCCCGGACGGCGGAGCAACGGGCGGCATCTACTTCCAAAACACCGACCCCGTCGATTTCACCGCCTACTATCCCTATGCAGGCAGTAAAGGCACCCCAGCAGGCAAGGTCACCGCAAACGCCGACGACCAGACAGCCGCGGGGCAGGCGAAATACGACTTCCTCTTCGCCCGGGCCACCGGCAGCGCGGCGAAACCCGACGTGCAGTTCCGGTTCCGTCATTGCATGAGCCTCATCGTATTGAATTTCCTGCCGGGCAAAGGCATTCCGACGCTCGGTGACCTTCAATACACCATCGATGCACTTGCATTGGAGGGAACATTCGATACCGCAACGGGGAAAACGGAAGGGACAAAAGCGAAGAAGCTGACCCGGAAGGTTCCCTCCAATGCAAGCGGAATGTCCTCCTCGCTGATTGTTTTCCCGCAACAGCAGAATAGCGCAAAGATCGAAGTCACCCTGGGCGATGCGGTTTATTCCGCGACGATCGACTACCCGGAGAACCCGGAAAACAGCCGCAAGCGCGAATTTGCAGCCGGTTATTCCTATACCTATAATATAAAGGTGAACAAATCCGCGCTCACCATCAGCCCGGCCACGATAAAGCCGTGGGAGAAAGGGAACGGCGATAATGGAGAAGATGTCCCGGCATGGAACTGAGCAGTTGACAGTTGACAGTTGACAGATGACAGTTGACAGATGAGAGAGAAGAGAGAATAAAGAGAGGATAAATTAAATAAGAGATAAGTTATGAAAGCATACATTATATATATGATAGCTGCGTCGGCACTGCTGATACCGGCAGGAGGATGCAGCGACGGGCTGACCGAAGGCGGCGCAGCAACAGACGGCGACATCGTGACCTTCAGCGCTACGGTCGCCCCGATGACAGGCGACACACAGACCCGTGCCACCGTGGACGGAACGTTCGAGGAAGGCAACACGATAGGCGTTATCTCTAAGGGCGACACGAAGGCAAAGACTTACGTCTACCGCAGCGGACAGTTCGTCCCCGCCACCGATGCCGACGCCATCCGCTGGCAGGGCACCGCCAACGAGCAAAAAACCCTCACCGCCTGGTATCCCAACGTGAAGATGGACGAATTCACCGACCTATCCGCCGACCAAAGCTCCGACGAGAATTTTGACGCCGCAAACTTTCTTGGTGCCGAGGAAATCACGATAACACGTACGCAGACGAGCCTTCTATTCGAACATTACTATAACGCCCGCATCACGGTGAATCTCCGTGCGGGAACAGGCATAAGCGAGGCAGCCCTGCGTCAAGCGACAGTGAAGCTTCCCGCATTCAAGATGAATAATTATATGCCGAATTCGGACGGGACTATTACTATAGATGCCGGAAGCGTATCAGGCCCGGTTTACCCCCACGAACGTACCCCGGCCACCTCCGGCTATATCCGAACGTTCGATGCGGTCGTGGGGGCAATAGTGTTTGAACAAGACGAAACCATCGAACTCATCCAGATAACCATCGACGGCAACAATGGCTATTCGTATCAGATGATATCGCGGCTAGGTGATCCCACGTTTCAAGATAACCGCCACTACACCTACAACGTGACGGTAAACGACGACGGTCTCACCCTCGCGCCCCCCACCGGCGGGACATGGGAGCAGGGCGGCGGGGACGAGAACATCGATAGCAAGGATGCCAATAGCACCCCAAGTAATAACCCATAAATCCATTCCCCATGAAACGAACAGAACAATTATACCGAACAGCGGTACTGCTGACGCTCCTGATGCTGGCAGCAGCCTGCACCCCCGACGACGCATTCGATAACGCTGCCCCCGGCAACGGCACCGATCCTGCCGCCGTGCTCACCATCACCGTTACCGACGGAGCCTATGCCGCCGCCCCGGTAACCGACACCCCGGAAGCCTCCGCCGCCAATGCCGCGACAAACAACGGCGCACCCGTGACCCGCGCCGTGGAAAGAGGCTTTGCCACCGAGTTTACCAAAGGCGACGCGATAGGCATCTATGTGGTGAAGAAGACGAAGGAGGCGCGAGAGGTAATTCTCGAAAACGGGAAATTCACCTATGATGGCCAAACATGGAAAGCTGAACAAAGTCAGGCACTCCCGTCCATCCCCCACGATGACGAGTACCTTTACTTTGCCTATTATCCCTACCAGGGGGACATGTCGTCCAAATATACAGTAACTATCAAAGAAGACGACGCGAAATATTTCTTCGGGAGTCTTATCTCCGGCTGGAATGTCGAAGACAACCAGAGCACCTACGCCACGTACACCGACTGCGACCTGATGGTGGCGCGTGGCGTAGTCGCTCCCCTTCCGGACGGCAGCCAGGCTTCCCCCTCCGGCTCTACCCTCACCTTCACGATGGAGCATCAGATGAAGCTGGCAGTCATCCGCCTGCCGCACACCATCTGCACCTATACCGAAACCATCGGCGGACAGGAGGTGCAGAAAAGCTACAACCTTTATGCAGGCGGCCATGTGGACCTGTGGTGGCAGGAAAATCATTACACGGCACGCCGCATAATAAAACCCGATTACGATTGGAACGCCAGCACTACTTCTTACTACTATGACTCCGAGTTTAATAAACACAAGTTCGCGGCGACTGCAAATACAGGGCACGTACCAGGTGGCAAATACAAAATCTACACCGTCGACGACGGCAAGGAGACCACCACAAAACGTCCGCTCGCGGAAGGCGACTTCTACATGAACGACGGCACCGTCCTCCCGAAGGAGGCTTTCAGCAGCGGAAACCTACCCGACGACGTGAAGGATGACTGCATCGGCGTCGTCTTCTGGGTGGGCGAGAAGGGAGAGTATCACTGGACAAAGACCCGAGATAGGAAAGGCGACCGCCTCCTGATGTATGACCATCCTGGATGCACGCACGGCATGGTGGTGGCGCTCCAGGATGCCACCAACGGAGCCAAATGGGGGCCAGATATAGAGGACGACAAGTCCCTTGGGCTCTGGGCTGAGAATTTCGGTGAATTCACAAACGATGAACAATCGAAGTGGAATAATATAATATTGTCCGGGACCCTCTACGGTTATTCCCGCAGTGCCATTATCGATCTGTACACAACCCACAACGCCGGCAGCAAATTCCCGGCCTATCAGGCTGTGAAAGAGTACGCTAACGCCAATTCCACACCGGAGGAGAGTAGCGGCTGGTTCTTCCCGGGCATGAATGAGCTGGCCACGATAGTTTTCGGTACGCCCAATGATATCGGTGACCAAACTATCGAACATTGGAAGAATATCAATAGTCAGATTGAAAAAACCAATGGAAATAAGATGACGGGGAGATACTGGAGTAATTCCGATTTTGAAGGGAATATGGCTTGGCAGGCTTACCCCGAAAAGAAAGACGAGCTTTATAATGCGAAACCCAAATCCGACTCATATAAAGTCCGCGCCGTATTGGCCTTCTGAGGCCGGGCAGCCGGAAACGAAGTCAGCCATTTAGGTTCAGCCCCCGGCTGAAACGACAGCAATAAACCGGATAATTCACCCCCGCCCCGTCAAAGAAAGGAGGGCAACGCAAACGGGCGGGTATGTATTGAACAAGATTATAAACTTTCTAAAAAGAAACAAGTATGAAAACAAGAGAAGACAAAAACGAACCCACGGTTGAGGAACAGGACACATCGAAATACTTCGAGGATATCAAAAACGACCGTGCAGCCTTGCGCCAGTTCTTCACCGCCATGCCCAAAGGCGGCGACCTTCACAATCATCTTACCGGCTCGGCGTATGCCGAAACCTACTTCGAGATGGCAGCGAAAAAAGAAATGTACGTAGATATGACAACAGGCAAACTTTATAAGGACAAACCGGAAGGTATAAAGGTCGTCCGGCTCTCCAAAGATATGGACGACCTCCACAACCATCGCATGGAGCTTATCGACAAATGGAGTATCCGCAACTTCCAGCCCTACAAGTATCCCCTCGGCCCGGACGAATATTTCTTCGGTACCTTCGGCCTCCTTTCGGCACTGACCTCGGATATCGACGACCTCGCCCATCTGATGCGCGAATTGAAAAAACGCGCCGTCAAGGAGAATGTGCAATACCTCGAAGTGATGGCATCTTCTCCCCACGTCCCGGAATACTGTTTCCTCGACGAAGCCGACTACAAGAAATATGACACAGACCTGAAATCTTATGTAAAGAAAGGGGATGATGATAAAGCGAAGGCACTGCTGGGCGAAATCTATGATCTTATCGACACGAAAGCTACTGAAGCCGCTGCCGACTACCTCGAATTTATAAAGCAGTTGGACGAGAAAAGCAGAATCAACGAAGAGGCTTGGGAAACCACGACCGACAACGGCAAAAGAAAGCTTCTGTGCCGCTATCAAGGATACTCTTCGCGTGGTGGGGAACCTCTGAAAGTATTCGCCCAGCTCTACGTTGTACATAAGGCATGCTTGCTTTCGTCCGATGAGAAAGAGAACTTGCTGGTGGGATGCAATATTGTCGCCGCCGAAAATGGGGAAAAGTCGATGCTCTATTACCACCTGCACATGCAAATGTTCGCCGTGCTTGCCGATAAACAAAACGAAAACAAAGGCGAAGTCAAAGTCAAAGTCAACACCTCGCTCCATGCCGGTGAACTGACCCTCGGCCTGACACGCCCCGAACACTTGACTTATCATATCGACCAGGCTGTAAACATTGCCGGAGCAAACCGCATCGGCCACGGCGTAGACCTGCCTTTCGAATCAAACAGCAATGAAATTTTAAAGACAATGAAGAAAGAGCCTGAGGGGGAAACAGAGGATAAGCCTACGGGAATTCCTGTGGAAATCAACCTTACCAGCAACGAATTCATCCTCGGTGTGAAGGACAGCGAACACCCCATCCTGCTTTATCATAAGGCCGGTGTCCCCATCATTATCTCCACCGACGATCCCGGTATCCTGCGCACCTCGCTCACCGAGCAATATACGCTGGCAACATTGCGCTACGGATTCTCGTATCCGGAAATCAAGGAGTTTGTCAAAAACAGCATCCTATACGGTTTCCTAGGATACGAGGACAAGGAGCAGTTAAAGAGTGAGTTGGAGAATTTGTTCAAGGATTTTGAAGCAACAATCCGGGAAAATCACCCCCAGCCCACCCTCATATAGCAAACGGAGGTTGTGTCAAAATGCACTGTCCTGTCATCCCGGGCTTGACCCGGGATCGCATCCTACACTGAGTTTTGACACACGCCCCTGCTAACCGACAAACACAGTATTAATAACCTAAAATAAAAAGCTTTATGGCAATAAAAAAGTATGTATGGAAATTCGACCTCGAAGAGTACTTAATGACCAAAGACGTATTGGAAGACTACAAAGCCATCCTTAAACCGATCCAGTCGCTCGACATCACCGACGTGGCACGCGCCATCGTCGAGGAAAGAACCGAATACCGCGTGGTAGGCGGTGGCAGTAGCGGTGGTGGCGACGATCGGCCCGAAATCGAATAAGTTTCCTTAAAAAGCATGAGGAGGGGGTCACCCCTCCTCGATTATCCAACGCTCGATATTACGTTCCGCGCTGCTGAAATTCACCCCGATGCGGAACACACGCCGGGGATCGGCGGCAAACGGGTCGGCATAACGGCGTTCGGCAAT
This is a stretch of genomic DNA from Parabacteroides chongii. It encodes these proteins:
- a CDS encoding fimbrillin family protein; the encoded protein is MKTINQIRFVALVATAATLLGGCEKENTSPADHPLVEARITSVIDAMATRAAGTVWAHGDAIGITGKSGTTEYRNVKFTTTAADGIFTPDGGATGGIYFQNTDPVDFTAYYPYAGSKGTPAGKVTANADDQTAAGQAKYDFLFARATGSAAKPDVQFRFRHCMSLIVLNFLPGKGIPTLGDLQYTIDALALEGTFDTATGKTEGTKAKKLTRKVPSNASGMSSSLIVFPQQQNSAKIEVTLGDAVYSATIDYPENPENSRKREFAAGYSYTYNIKVNKSALTISPATIKPWEKGNGDNGEDVPAWN
- a CDS encoding fimbrillin family protein — protein: MKAYIIYMIAASALLIPAGGCSDGLTEGGAATDGDIVTFSATVAPMTGDTQTRATVDGTFEEGNTIGVISKGDTKAKTYVYRSGQFVPATDADAIRWQGTANEQKTLTAWYPNVKMDEFTDLSADQSSDENFDAANFLGAEEITITRTQTSLLFEHYYNARITVNLRAGTGISEAALRQATVKLPAFKMNNYMPNSDGTITIDAGSVSGPVYPHERTPATSGYIRTFDAVVGAIVFEQDETIELIQITIDGNNGYSYQMISRLGDPTFQDNRHYTYNVTVNDDGLTLAPPTGGTWEQGGGDENIDSKDANSTPSNNP
- a CDS encoding fimbrillin family protein; translated protein: MKRTEQLYRTAVLLTLLMLAAACTPDDAFDNAAPGNGTDPAAVLTITVTDGAYAAAPVTDTPEASAANAATNNGAPVTRAVERGFATEFTKGDAIGIYVVKKTKEAREVILENGKFTYDGQTWKAEQSQALPSIPHDDEYLYFAYYPYQGDMSSKYTVTIKEDDAKYFFGSLISGWNVEDNQSTYATYTDCDLMVARGVVAPLPDGSQASPSGSTLTFTMEHQMKLAVIRLPHTICTYTETIGGQEVQKSYNLYAGGHVDLWWQENHYTARRIIKPDYDWNASTTSYYYDSEFNKHKFAATANTGHVPGGKYKIYTVDDGKETTTKRPLAEGDFYMNDGTVLPKEAFSSGNLPDDVKDDCIGVVFWVGEKGEYHWTKTRDRKGDRLLMYDHPGCTHGMVVALQDATNGAKWGPDIEDDKSLGLWAENFGEFTNDEQSKWNNIILSGTLYGYSRSAIIDLYTTHNAGSKFPAYQAVKEYANANSTPEESSGWFFPGMNELATIVFGTPNDIGDQTIEHWKNINSQIEKTNGNKMTGRYWSNSDFEGNMAWQAYPEKKDELYNAKPKSDSYKVRAVLAF